In Deltaproteobacteria bacterium, the genomic stretch CGGTCGGCACAGTGAGCTTCATGATCAGCGGCGGCCCCGCTGGCTCGACCTCGAGCGTCACTCCCTGCGCTCTCGCTCCGACCACCGCCAGCAGTAGCTCCTGCACGGTGATGTTCACCGCGAACAAGCCCGGCAACTACACCATCACGGCCACTTACAGTCCCGCCGCAGACTCGATCCATGCCGGCAGCAGCGGCGCCGATACGGTGATGGTGACCAGGCGCTCGACGATGACGACCGTCGACTGCACGCCACCGACGGTCCCGGCAGGTGTCTCGACGACCTGCACCGCGACCGTAACAGATAACGACACGGGCACTCCGATCACCCCCAGCGGCACGGTCACCTTCGCGAGCAGCGGCAGCGGCACCTTCAGTCCGGCGGCGAGCTGCACGCTGACCGGGGCGGGGGCGGCGGCCACTTGTTCCGTGACATACACGCCCGCCCCCGTCGGCGGTAACGCGACGCAGACCATCACCGCAACGTACGGAGGAGACCAGACGCACCTGGGCAGCAGTGGCGCGACGAACATCGTCGTCCTTGCCCTGCCCGGCAAGGTGACCGGCGGCGGTCAGGTCGATTTGGATGGGGGAGGCAGGGCGAGCTTTGGCTTCGTGGTGCAGCGACAGACGATCGGGGGCCTCGCGACAGGCGAGCTCGAATACCACAATCATGCCAATCGCGTGAACGTCCACAGCCTCGGCATGCTCACGCTCCTGATCGTCGACAACACGGCGACGTTCACGGGGAGCTGCCGCGTGAACAACACGACGCCTTGCACGTTCACCGTGACGGTACAGGACAACGGCGAGCCGGGGAGCCGAGGCCCCAACAAGGACAAGTTCTCCATCACGGTTTTCGCGACTCCGGCTGAGATGGTGACCCTCAGGGACCTTCGCGCCGGGAACATCAAGATTCACAATTCTGAATTCGACAGCGACTCGCTTGTCGTTGCTGCCGCCGAAGGGGTCTTCCCAAGCGGCGCCTCGCTCAACGGAGTCCGTCTCGATGGCCTGCAAGTCGGAAAGGGAATCATCACCTCAGCGGACCGGTCGGCAAGAGGAGACTTCCAGACGGTCCTGCTGGGCACCTCGATCCTTGGCCAGCCGCAGAAAATCAGCGTCGAAGGCCCCGCCAGCAGCGGCTCCAGGAACGCCGATGGCAGCGTGAACTTCGCCGGCCTCAGCAGCGTCGACATGGGCGATGGCACCGCTCCCCTCACCGGGGTCCCCTTCAGTGTCACGGCCACGACGCAGGGACTCACCCTGACTCTCGGCCTGACAGTGTTGCCGACGGCCACGCTCACCGCGGGGCACATTACGATCAAGTAGTGCTGGCGTCGCCCGGCCTCTTGCAAGCGGACGGTTCTGTTTTTCCGCGAGTTCGCCCCTACCTGTCGAAGACGTTCACGACCGGGGGCCACGGCAAGGGCGATCCAGGAGCTCGCGGACCACGTCAGCGTGAGCACGACGCAGCGGTACATCCATCTGTCCCCGCATCCCTGAACGAGGCCACCCAGCTGCTCGAGGCTGTCCCTGCGGTGGTTCGCGGAGAGCAGCGACCCGGCCGCGACCTTCGATCTCGCAAACAATATCCGGCTCGGGCGGTGACCGGCTTTCTACCGTGCCGGGCACGATAGGGAGCCCGGCGACGGAAGCAAATTCCATGAATGCCTCGCGCTCGGCAGCAGCTTTCGCCGCATCGTTGCTCATGCTCGGCAAGAGTACCACTCATGACTTTCTGCACGGTCAACAACATCCGACCGCTATGGGCATGTTGACGAAGTCGCGGCGCTGGTTGCGTTCGTTGCCGGTCCAGAGGCGTCGTACATCACCGGCGCGAACTTGACCGTCGACGGCGGCACCAACGCTTGAGTCATCGTCCACGGGAAGGGGGCGAGAGAAGAGGCGAACGAGATATTCTTCGAGTTTCCGCTCCTGGAGCCTCGGGTTTCAGATAAACGACTAGGCAACAAACACAAATCCCTAATCCAACCAGAGGATATTTCAGCGCTACGACCGCGGCGACTCCGAAAAGGCACAGGGTCGCCATCGATCGGACGCGCATGATCGTGCGCACCTTCGTCGGTACGTCAGCGACAGGACTGCAGTCGATAAGCTCCCGGATCAGAAGTATGTAGGTCGCGTTCACCAGGAAGAAGACCGCCGCATAGAAGGAAACCGGCTGGGGCGCCAATTCGCTCACGGCCATCCACGCGGTGGAGAGCGGAAGCAGCGACACGGAAAACAGATGCGCGAAATTGAACCACATCAGGCGCGGCGTCGTCTTTGTCGCGTAGAGAATGAGATGATGGTGATTAGCCCAGACAATTGCGATGAAGAGGTAGCTGACTGCGTAGCTCAGCCATGTAGGCCAGCGCAGCAGGAGCGCCTTGAAGGCGGGTAGCTCTGGCGGGCGCAGATCCAAGACCAAGACGGTGATCAGGACGGCAAAGACCCCGTCTGAGAACGCGCTCAACCGCTCCGGGGTCGCTGCGCGAAGCATGGCCGTCTCCTTTACTGCGCGCTACCGCCGATTCGGCAGCCGCGGCGTCACGGATCGGATTTGGGCTGCCGTCTAGACAAATGCTCTGCCCATCCTCTCCAACTCTCGGACAACTGCGGAATCGCAAGCAGCCGCGGCACCTCATCACGATCGCGCGTATAGATACGAAAGACATCTCGGATGGTGAGGTCGTGATCAGGCTTCGCCATGACTCGGATCTCGTCTCCGGCGCCCACATCGCCCTCGACGACGATTCTGAGATAGGTACCGGGTCGCAACGCCTTGCTGAAGCGGCGTGGAAACGTTTCGTCGTTCATCCGGACTCCGAGCCGCCAACAAGGGATTCGCGGCTCGGAAACCTCGAAAACCGCGCTCCCGATCTGCCAACGCTCGCCGACGAGCGCGTCGTTGAGCTCCATCCCTTCCGTGGTCAGGTTCTCTCCGAACTCGCCGTAAGATAGCGGGCGGCCGATCTCCCCTTCCCACCAGCGTTGGTCCTCCACCGAATACGCATAGACGGCCTTGTCGAAGCCGCCGTGTGCCTCGAGGTCCGCTTGGCGATCGCCCGCGAGATTGACGCCCCGAGCCGCGACCCGTCCGCTCACCGGTGACTTCCAGATCGCGCTCTGGGCGGGCCGGCCGTGGTAATCGAACTTGCGCACGCCACCGACGTTGACCGAGAGGACCTTTGCGGTTTCAGGTGCCATTGGTTCAGATCCTCCGACAAGCGGTGGAGGGCGTGCGCGTGAATCCGCGCTCTTGAATCCAAGTATTGCCGTCTGGGTCGGCGAAGTCGATACAGCTGGCGTAATTTCGCCGCTCGCGCTCGACTCCTGGCGAGTAGTCCCCTTGCCAGTCGTCGGTGGACGTCTTGTGCCGAATGGGGCTGACTGCCAGCCCACGGTCGGTCAGTTCGCGGTGGGCGGCCTCGATGTCGGTCACGACGAGATAGGTGGTGCGAGCCGATCCTGGTGTCACGTCAATGAGGCCGACGCCGAACTGCACCGAACAGGATGACCCTGGTGGGGTGAGCTGGACAACGCGGAATTGCCCTGTTGGGTCGGTAGTCGACATCCAGGATGAAGCCTGCCCGTTCCGCGTAGAACCGCACTGCGAGGTCGACGTCGCTCACGGGCAGAGTGATGAGTTCGATGTGGTAGTCCGGTGCGGGCATCCGGGGCGCTACGACGAAGACGATCCACGCGCTCGCCGGCCACGCGAGCCTGACCACTACGCAGCGTTACATGCACCTGAGCCCAGCGGCCAAGGAGAGCGAGATCCGGTTGCTCGAGTTCGGCGTCCGGGAGAAATAGGGGAGAGCGGCACTGCGTCAGAACAAAACGGGAGGTAGATCAGCAGCGTAGTGGCGGTAGCGCATGGGAATCGAACCCGAAACTGCTGAACATGCGTAACCAGGCGACGACGCACGCCAATTCGTCGTTTCGCCCCTCGGATCGGTAGGTTGAGTCCACGCTCGACTTCCTCACTTATCCTCGCGAGTACGCGCAAATGCGCCCCAGTTTTGGAGACAGTTTGGAGACGGTAAGTCGGGGCCGTTCGCGGGCAATGAGGAGGTCGGTGCATTGCGCTGGCTCGAGGCGCGTGGCGGATTGTTTCGCGGATCATGCGCCTGCAATCGCCATATCCGTGCAGCCCATCGCCGCGCGTTGGAGGCGCCCGCCGGCAGTGGAACCTGCGGCCCGCGGCTTCGAAGGCCGGACGAGCCGGTTCCAGCGAGTAGCAGCGCTTCGCAACCTCTCGCAACTACTCGGGATGAGGCGGGCGCGGATTCCAGGGATTCGCAGGTTTTCGCACCGTTCACCGAGGATTCTGCGGACAGGTTGCGGACGCTGCTGACGGTCAACGAGGTCGCTGTATACCTCCACGTATGCACCAAGGCGGTGTACAGGCTCTGCGCGCTCGGTGAATTGCGACACATCCGCGCGCTCAACGCCATCAGGATCGCTCCATCGGACGTCGATGCACTCGTATTCGCCCACCGGATTTGACCCGGAGCCCATTCAACTGACGGGCCGGCTCAGGGTTGAGACCCGTTTGGTGCGCCAGTGGAGCGCAGTGGTCCCCGCCGTTCTCGATATTGACGAGAAACTCGTCCCGTCCGCCCGGGCAGACCGTCCCGGATGGCCCCGAACTCCTCGTCGCCGCCCTGCGCGAACACCTGGAATCCGACCGAGATCGATTCGGACCACTTCGAGCGGTCTGGCATCCGATTCTCCTCGCGGCGGTGGAGCAGCCGAGCCGCATGCTATTCGTTTCACTTGATGCACGCGACGCATCGCCGGACCACGCGCGGCTGCGAGGACGCGCTACACCTACGGCGCGGCCCCGGGCAGCATCGGGACAAGCGGCGCCGCGCGCGGGCCGGTCCTGACGCCGAGGCACAGAAGCGAGGTGAGCACTCCCCCGGCGACGAGGATCGCCGCGATGCTCCTGAACGCCGCGATCTCGCCCGACGGATCGGCGCGGCCGAGCAGAGCGATGACGAGCCCGACCCCGATCACCGAGCCGAGCTGGCGCACGGCTTGGTTGATGGCGCTGCCGAGGGCGAGCCGTCCCGGCGGGAGGCCGTGGACGGCCGCGCCGCTCAACGAGGGCAGGACGAGACCGACCCCCGTTCCGGTCACCAGCGCCCTCGGGAGCCAGGTGCGGAGGAAGTCGGGTGGCGACTCGATGGCCGAGTACAGGAGCGCTCCCCCCAGGGCGAAGACGAGGCCGCCCGAGACGAGCACCGCCCGATGTCCGCGGAGGTCGGCGATGCGGCCGGCGACGATGGCGACAGGGATCACGACCAGCGGTCCTGGCGTGATCGCGAGGCCCGCCTGGAAGAGCGTGTATGCCCACCTTTGCGTAAGGAAGAAGACGAAGTTGAAGAACATGGCGGTGAACGCGATGGCAAATGCGAACGTCGCCATGTTCGCGAGGCGGTACGTGGGATTCGAAAACAGGCTCAGATCCACGGCGGGCGACGCTGCTGTCCGGGACCGAAGGACGAAACACACAAACAGCAAAGCTCCTCCAGCCAAGCTGGCGAGGGTGCGCGGACCGGAGAGCCCCCAGCCCGCTCCCTCGACGATGGCGAGCGCGAACAGCGCCACGCTGGCGATGAGCAGGACGATGCCGAGCGCATCGGGCAGCTCGCGCGCCGCTTCGTCGCGCGACTCGAGGAGCAGGCTCTTGCCGCGGACCACCGCGGCGATGCCGACCGGGACGTTGATGTAGAAGACCCACCGCCAGCCCCAGGACTGGATGATGAGCGACCCCAGCGAGGGTCCGATCGCGGCGGCCAGCGCGCCCACCGCGCCCCAGAGGGCGACTGCGCTTGCACGGCGCGCGACCACGAAGGCATGCAGCACGACCGCGAGCGAAGAAGGAAGCAGGAGCGCGGCGCCGACGGCCTGCAGCGCGCGCGCCGCGATCAGCGCCCCAGCCGACGGTGCGAGGCCGCAGAGCGCGGAGGCGGCGCTGAAGAGCGCGAGGCCGAGAAGGAAGGTCCGCTTGCGCCCGACGCGATCGGCGATGCGTCCCGACGGCACCAGCAGGGCGCCGAACACGATCGTGTACGCGTTGAGGACCCAGGAGAGCTGGGCCGCGGAAACCCGCGCGAACGTCGCGCGGATCGCAGGGAAGGCGACGAAGAGAACCGTGCCGTCGAGGGAGACGACGAACACCGCCACGCTGGTGAGGGCGAGCGTCCGCCAGGCTGAAGAAGAAGGCGTCATCGTGGTTCCTCGCGTCGGGGCCGGGCAACGCGAGCGCATCTCAGGCCACCTGCGCTAGAGGCACGGGCCGCGCCGGTCCCGTGCCGGGCCAGCGGACGATGCGCAGGTCGAGGACGAAGATCGCGTACAGGACCGGAACGAGCACCAGCGTGATGACCGTGGCGAAGGCGAGCCCTCCGATCTGCGCGAAGCAGAGCGGTTCCCACAGCGCTCCGCCATGGATCGCGAGCGGCAACAGGCCGAAGATGGTCGCCCCCACCGTGATCAGCACCGGCCGCATCCGGACCAGGCCCGCGTCGACCAGCGCCTCCCGCAGCGGCTCGCCGCGCTCCTGCATCTCCTCGATCAGATCGAAGAGCACGATGACGTGGCTCACGATCACGCCGATGAGGCTGATGATCCCGAGCACCGCGGTGAAGCCGAAGGGAGCGCGGGCGATCACCAGCGCGAGAATGGAGCCCACGCCGCCGAATGGAATGGCGGCGAGCACGATGAGCGGCTTCACCGCGCTGCGGAACTGAATCACGAGCGAGAGCAGGATGGCGAGCACGGACAGCAAGGCCACCACTCCGCTCTCGCGGAAGACGAGCATCTGCTGCTCCTGCGCTCCGCCGATCTCCAGGAAGTATCCGGGAGGCAGGCTGCGCTCGAGGGCGTCGAGCCTCGCGCGGGCGAGCTTCATCACCTCAGACGGCAGCCGCCCGGGCACGGGCGAACCAGACACCACCACCGTGCGAACTTGATTTCGGCGCATGATCTTCTCCGGAGCGAAGCCGAGGCGCAGGGTCGCGACCTGGAGCAGAGGCACCTTGGTCG encodes the following:
- a CDS encoding Ig-like domain repeat protein yields the protein MFTANKPGNYTITATYSPAADSIHAGSSGADTVMVTRRSTMTTVDCTPPTVPAGVSTTCTATVTDNDTGTPITPSGTVTFASSGSGTFSPAASCTLTGAGAAATCSVTYTPAPVGGNATQTITATYGGDQTHLGSSGATNIVVLALPGKVTGGGQVDLDGGGRASFGFVVQRQTIGGLATGELEYHNHANRVNVHSLGMLTLLIVDNTATFTGSCRVNNTTPCTFTVTVQDNGEPGSRGPNKDKFSITVFATPAEMVTLRDLRAGNIKIHNSEFDSDSLVVAAAEGVFPSGASLNGVRLDGLQVGKGIITSADRSARGDFQTVLLGTSILGQPQKISVEGPASSGSRNADGSVNFAGLSSVDMGDGTAPLTGVPFSVTATTQGLTLTLGLTVLPTATLTAGHITIK
- a CDS encoding DUF1211 domain-containing protein, which codes for MLRAATPERLSAFSDGVFAVLITVLVLDLRPPELPAFKALLLRWPTWLSYAVSYLFIAIVWANHHHLILYATKTTPRLMWFNFAHLFSVSLLPLSTAWMAVSELAPQPVSFYAAVFFLVNATYILLIRELIDCSPVADVPTKVRTIMRVRSMATLCLFGVAAVVALKYPLVGLGICVCCLVVYLKPEAPGAETRRISRSPLLSPPSRGR
- a CDS encoding MOSC domain-containing protein, which codes for MAPETAKVLSVNVGGVRKFDYHGRPAQSAIWKSPVSGRVAARGVNLAGDRQADLEAHGGFDKAVYAYSVEDQRWWEGEIGRPLSYGEFGENLTTEGMELNDALVGERWQIGSAVFEVSEPRIPCWRLGVRMNDETFPRRFSKALRPGTYLRIVVEGDVGAGDEIRVMAKPDHDLTIRDVFRIYTRDRDEVPRLLAIPQLSESWRGWAEHLSRRQPKSDP
- a CDS encoding helix-turn-helix domain-containing protein → MRWLEARGGLFRGSCACNRHIRAAHRRALEAPAGSGTCGPRLRRPDEPVPASSSASQPLATTRDEAGADSRDSQVFAPFTEDSADRLRTLLTVNEVAVYLHVCTKAVYRLCALGELRHIRALNAIRIAPSDVDALVFAHRI
- a CDS encoding DHA2 family efflux MFS transporter permease subunit; its protein translation is MTPSSSAWRTLALTSVAVFVVSLDGTVLFVAFPAIRATFARVSAAQLSWVLNAYTIVFGALLVPSGRIADRVGRKRTFLLGLALFSAASALCGLAPSAGALIAARALQAVGAALLLPSSLAVVLHAFVVARRASAVALWGAVGALAAAIGPSLGSLIIQSWGWRWVFYINVPVGIAAVVRGKSLLLESRDEAARELPDALGIVLLIASVALFALAIVEGAGWGLSGPRTLASLAGGALLFVCFVLRSRTAASPAVDLSLFSNPTYRLANMATFAFAIAFTAMFFNFVFFLTQRWAYTLFQAGLAITPGPLVVIPVAIVAGRIADLRGHRAVLVSGGLVFALGGALLYSAIESPPDFLRTWLPRALVTGTGVGLVLPSLSGAAVHGLPPGRLALGSAINQAVRQLGSVIGVGLVIALLGRADPSGEIAAFRSIAAILVAGGVLTSLLCLGVRTGPRAAPLVPMLPGAAP
- a CDS encoding efflux RND transporter permease subunit, which encodes REVAASTNALTGIGLGRLRDGDKQIPILARLREGERGTLASLNNLYVLGSRPATKVPLLQVATLRLGFAPEKIMRRNQVRTVVVSGSPVPGRLPSEVMKLARARLDALERSLPPGYFLEIGGAQEQQMLVFRESGVVALLSVLAILLSLVIQFRSAVKPLIVLAAIPFGGVGSILALVIARAPFGFTAVLGIISLIGVIVSHVIVLFDLIEEMQERGEPLREALVDAGLVRMRPVLITVGATIFGLLPLAIHGGALWEPLCFAQIGGLAFATVITLVLVPVLYAIFVLDLRIVRWPGTGPARPVPLAQVA